A genomic segment from Streptomyces sp. NBC_00459 encodes:
- the eccB gene encoding type VII secretion protein EccB: MQSKRDQVQAHMFVMGRLTSSMLRADPDAPESPQGRTNRGVVIGVVIAVLISAGAFVLGLLKPGTKDSWQASGTLVVNKDTGSRYLYLDGRLRPVRNYSSARLLMGADMKVSMVGAASLRDTPHGAPVGIEGAPDALPGGGDLDTGPWQVCSGTVSGSTGTTLAVGGQTVAPGLPTTRALLVTGPDKADYLVWRGSKLLLADESNAREALGYGSTPRTAVSAAFLNSLPSGPDLAPRPVRDEGSAGPSLGGRSTRIGEVFRVTVPGAAERYYLLEREGLTPLTATGAALVLGDPETREKVYEGRAAQVAVLGADALNGRLAPGAGEMAQNPDLPEAPPEVLGVDEDTTACVRIAAGAEGPRISVALETAAALGPAAQAPPEGLTPACLPVARITVRPGGGALVRALGAGGSQVGGTLYLVTDTGMKYRVGTAKALAALGYTEGQAYGLPSPLLAMLPTGPDLSTEAAAVGVSGTTAPRCESGRP; encoded by the coding sequence GGGGGGTGGTCATCGGTGTGGTGATCGCCGTGCTGATCTCGGCCGGGGCGTTCGTCCTCGGTCTGCTCAAGCCGGGTACCAAGGACTCCTGGCAGGCGAGCGGGACCCTCGTGGTCAACAAGGACACCGGCTCCCGCTATCTCTATCTGGACGGCCGGCTGCGGCCGGTGCGCAACTACTCCTCGGCGCGGCTGCTGATGGGCGCCGACATGAAGGTGTCCATGGTCGGCGCGGCATCGCTGCGCGACACCCCGCACGGAGCGCCGGTCGGCATCGAGGGCGCCCCCGACGCGCTGCCCGGTGGCGGGGACCTGGACACCGGGCCGTGGCAGGTGTGCTCGGGCACCGTCTCCGGTTCGACCGGCACCACCCTCGCGGTGGGCGGGCAGACCGTCGCACCGGGCCTGCCCACCACGCGGGCGCTGCTGGTGACCGGGCCGGACAAGGCCGACTACCTGGTGTGGCGGGGCAGCAAACTGCTCCTGGCCGACGAGTCGAACGCGCGCGAGGCCCTCGGCTACGGCTCCACTCCGCGTACGGCGGTGTCGGCTGCGTTCCTCAACTCCCTTCCGTCCGGCCCCGATCTGGCCCCGCGGCCGGTGCGCGACGAGGGCTCGGCCGGACCGTCCCTGGGCGGGCGGAGCACCCGGATCGGTGAGGTGTTCCGGGTCACCGTGCCGGGTGCCGCCGAGCGCTACTACCTGCTGGAGCGCGAAGGACTGACTCCGCTCACCGCCACGGGGGCCGCGCTGGTGCTCGGCGACCCGGAGACCCGGGAGAAGGTGTACGAGGGCCGGGCCGCGCAGGTCGCGGTGCTGGGCGCGGACGCGCTGAACGGCCGACTGGCGCCGGGCGCGGGCGAGATGGCGCAGAACCCGGATCTTCCTGAGGCACCGCCGGAGGTGCTCGGCGTCGACGAGGACACGACCGCCTGCGTACGGATCGCGGCCGGCGCGGAGGGCCCTCGGATCAGCGTGGCCCTCGAAACGGCGGCGGCACTGGGCCCGGCCGCGCAGGCCCCGCCCGAGGGGCTGACGCCGGCGTGTCTGCCGGTCGCCCGGATCACCGTACGGCCCGGTGGCGGGGCGCTGGTGCGGGCCCTCGGGGCGGGCGGGAGTCAGGTCGGCGGCACGCTCTACCTGGTGACGGACACCGGGATGAAGTACCGGGTGGGTACGGCGAAGGCGCTGGCCGCGCTCGGTTACACGGAGGGTCAGGCGTACGGACTTCCCTCGCCGCTGCTGGCGATGCTGCCGACCGGCCCCGATCTCAGCACGGAGGCCGCGGCGGTGGGCGTGAGCGGTACGACGGCGCCGCGCTGCGAGAGCGGTCGACCGTGA
- a CDS encoding WXG100 family type VII secretion target, translated as MAPTGKQQSQADATRNGVTALEQAFSGVQRCRQDVENMKHNLSSGYSGSDGGAFQKLLERWDQQAEIISNNLQNMIDTLNETLKAQGQQQGSSNQAIQEAYSRSEAIFEALRG; from the coding sequence ATGGCACCTACAGGTAAGCAGCAGTCACAGGCGGATGCCACAAGGAACGGTGTGACCGCGCTGGAGCAGGCCTTCTCGGGTGTTCAGCGATGCCGCCAGGACGTCGAGAACATGAAGCACAACCTCTCCTCCGGCTATTCGGGCAGTGACGGTGGCGCGTTCCAGAAGCTTCTGGAGCGGTGGGACCAGCAGGCGGAGATCATCTCGAACAACCTGCAGAACATGATCGACACGCTGAACGAGACGCTCAAGGCGCAGGGCCAGCAGCAGGGTTCGAGCAACCAGGCCATCCAGGAGGCGTACAGCCGGTCCGAAGCGATCTTCGAGGCGCTGCGGGGCTAG
- a CDS encoding WXG100 family type VII secretion target translates to MPDFTDGLIYVDYSHMDNAADDMVQQTKAIDSILTNLDSELQQLKETWEGDDKNVYGEKQTAWNNAVSEMERILGENSALLNEVSDSYQYSEKSLTQLWESVRIGGA, encoded by the coding sequence ATGCCCGACTTCACCGACGGACTCATCTACGTCGACTACTCCCACATGGACAACGCCGCCGACGACATGGTCCAGCAGACCAAGGCGATCGACAGCATCCTCACCAACCTGGACTCGGAGCTCCAGCAGCTCAAGGAGACCTGGGAAGGTGATGACAAGAACGTGTACGGCGAGAAGCAGACGGCGTGGAACAACGCCGTCTCCGAGATGGAGCGGATTCTCGGCGAGAACTCGGCCCTGCTCAACGAGGTGTCCGACAGCTACCAGTACAGCGAGAAGTCCCTCACCCAGCTCTGGGAGAGCGTGCGCATCGGCGGCGCCTGA